In Nocardia sp. NBC_01327, the genomic stretch GGTCACGCCGCCGGAGGTGTCCGACAGTCCCCCACCCTGGCATCCTGATATCGGGACAACGACGTTGTAGGTCTGTCCGACCTGAAAGTTGCTGCCCTGCACGGTCATTCCCGTGCCCGCAACGTCGGCGTGGGCCGCCGCGCCGGTAAGCATGGTCAGGGTGGAGGCTGCGGCGGTGATACCTGCCGCGGCGAGGGTGCGAGCTGATGTCCGGGTACGCATCATGCGGTCATTCTCGATTCGGTAACACTCACTGAAGCGGGGGTGTTTCAGTTTGCGAATCGCACTGTCCACTGATCGACAGGCCGTCGCATGCCCTCATTTTTGGGGGCTCAGAGCAATCTGAAGCTGAACCAGTTCACATCAATTTGTGAACTACAGTGTTCGCAAACATGCCTGTGAGCGAGAGAGCGATATGACAAATTTTGCCAAGATGTCCGCCGCAATGGTGATCGCGTCCATCGGGATCGCCTGTGCGACAACAACTGTGAATGCCGCCCCGGTTGCCCTCGATCCGGCCCCGGCGGCTCAGGACGTGGCGACGACGCCGATCGCGACCACCGGGTCCGCGCTGACCGACATCCTCACCGCCCCGATCCTGTTCCCACTCGGCTTCATCGCCTTTGCGCTGTGTGCCGCGTCCGCGGATCCGGACCACTGCCCGGCGTACCTGCTGTACGGCGCGGCCGCCACCGCGTCAGGCGTGCACAACTAGCACCCACCCCGCCGATTCCTTTGCCGCGGAGCCAGGGTCTACCTGTTCATGACACCGCAACTCGAAACCCTGGCTCGCGACCTGATCGACGGTCCGCACTCCGCCATCCTCTCTACCAGCGACAGCGAAGGGCGGCCGCAGTCGTCGGTGATCTTCGTGATCTACGACGACGACAGCATCGTGTTCAGCACGATCAAGGGCCGCCTGAAAACCCGCAATATGAACCGGAATCCGTGGGTCAGCCTGCTCATTCTGAGTAAGACCAGCAGTCAGTACGTGAACATTCGCGGCAAGGTCGACATCACGGAGGATCGGGAGAATTTTCACGACGTGGTCTACGGCCGGTATATGGACGGCGCCACTCCCCCGCCCGAACCCGAGGCCGAACGCCTGATCGTCCGCATCACCCCGGACCGGATCTACGCCTTCCCGCCCGCGTAGATCCGGTGCCGGACATCAGGACCCGGCGGCGTCCAGGGCGGCCAGATAACCGAAGACCAGGCCGGGGCCGATAGTCCCGCCGGGGCCCGGATAGGTGTGGCCCATGACGGGAGCGCTGGCGTTTCCGGCGGCGTAGAGGCCCTCGATGATCGAGCCTTCCTCGCGCAGGACGCGGGCGGCGGTGTCGGTGACGAGGCCGCCCTTGGTGCCTAGGTCGCCGGGGACCAGTTTGGCGGCGTAG encodes the following:
- a CDS encoding PPOX class F420-dependent oxidoreductase translates to MTPQLETLARDLIDGPHSAILSTSDSEGRPQSSVIFVIYDDDSIVFSTIKGRLKTRNMNRNPWVSLLILSKTSSQYVNIRGKVDITEDRENFHDVVYGRYMDGATPPPEPEAERLIVRITPDRIYAFPPA